One Burkholderia sp. 9120 genomic window, TATCGCCAGACACCGGAGCACGCCATGTTTTACCTCAGCCTCAGCGCCCTGCCAGCCGGCATTCTGTTCGCGCTCGTCACCAGCATCACGCCCGGTCCGAACAACACGATGCTGCTCGCCTCGGGCGTCAACTTCGGTTTTCGCCGCACGTTGCCGCATCTGTCCGGTATCAGCCTCGGCGTCGTGCTGTTGATGCTGTCGGTGGGCATTGGCCTCGGTGAAGCCTTCGTCCATTTCCCGGTGCTGTACACGGTGCTCGAAGTGGCGAGCGTTGCCTATCTGCTGTATCTGGCGTGGAAGATCGGCACGTCGGGTGAATTGAAGCTCAAGAAAGGCGAGCGCCGGCCCATGAAATTTCATGAAGCCATCGCGTTCCAGTGGGTCAATCCGAAGGCATGGATGATGGTGCTGACCGCCGCCACGACCATTCATCTCAGCGAGAGCTACAGCATGAATGCGGTCGCGATGGCCGCGATCTTCTACGTGATCGGTTTTCCGTGCATCTGCTTGTGGGCAGGGTTCGGCACGGCGATGCGCAAGGTGTTGTCGGACCCGAAGCGCCTGCGTATTTTCAATGTCGCGATGGCGCTGTTGCTGGTGCTGTCGTTGTATCCGATCGCGCTGAAGCTGCTCGGCCACGCGGGTTGAGCAGCGCAATAGCGACTACACCGCGCCTCGGCCGACCCGCTCGATAAATCGCCACAACGCGTCGTCCGTCGAGTAAGGCGCGTTGAAGCGGAACCATGCGCTCGGCGCATCGTCGGGCCTGAAGTACGAGCCCGGCGCAAGCCAGATGCCGTGCGCGAGCGCCGCCGTCGCCACCTCGCCCGCACGCTCGGGTTCGATCGGCAGACGCGCCCACAGAAACAAGCCGGCACGCGGCCGGTGGAACAGTTCCAAACCCAGCGAATCGAGCCGCTCTTCGACCGTGGCATGCACGAGCTTCAGCCGCTCGTTCACGGCCTCCACGTGACGTGCATAGCGCCCTTCGAGCAGCACCTTGTCG contains:
- a CDS encoding LysE family translocator, coding for MFYLSLSALPAGILFALVTSITPGPNNTMLLASGVNFGFRRTLPHLSGISLGVVLLMLSVGIGLGEAFVHFPVLYTVLEVASVAYLLYLAWKIGTSGELKLKKGERRPMKFHEAIAFQWVNPKAWMMVLTAATTIHLSESYSMNAVAMAAIFYVIGFPCICLWAGFGTAMRKVLSDPKRLRIFNVAMALLLVLSLYPIALKLLGHAG